The following coding sequences lie in one Silurus meridionalis isolate SWU-2019-XX chromosome 19, ASM1480568v1, whole genome shotgun sequence genomic window:
- the cdk4 gene encoding cyclin-dependent kinase 4: MAQDGDVQYERVAEIGGGAYGTVYKARDTESGKFVALKSVRVHTDHEGLPLSTVREVAVLRRLEQFDHPNIVKLMDVCASLRTEQETKVTLVFEHVDQDLKTYLEKAPPPGLPTHRVRDLMHQLLCGLSFLHSHLVLHRDLKPENILVTSRGQVKLADFGLARIYSCTMALTPVVVTLWYRSPEVLLGSSYGTPVDLWSTGCIFAEMFMRKPLFCGESEADQLTKIFSVIGLPSQEEWPNDVTLSRENFSPHNPQPITDHVPELTNEGADLLMKLLTFDPLRRISALSALEHAFC; this comes from the exons ATGGCGCAGGACGGTGATGTGCAGTACGAGCGGGTGGCAGAGATCGGGGGCGGAGCTTACGGGACGGTGTATAAGGCCAGAGATACGGAGAGCGGCAAGTTCGTGGCTCTGAAGAGCGTCAGGGTTCACACTGATCACGAGGGACTTCCCCTGTCCACTGTCCGAGAGGTGGCTGTGCTCCGACGCCTCGAACAGTTCGACCATCCCAACATCgtcaa gCTGATGGATGTGTGTGCGAGTTTGAGGACGGAGCAGGAGACGAAGGTGACGTTGGTGTTTGAACACGTGGATCAGGATTTGAAGACATATCTTGAGAAAGCTCCGCCCCCTGGCCTGCCCACTCATCGTGTCAGG gatctGATGCACCAGTTGCTGTGTGGTTTGTCGTTCCTTCACTCTCACCTGGTTCTCCATCGGGACCTGAAGCCGGAGAACATCCTGGTGACGAGTCGTGGTCAGGTCAAACTCGCCGACTTTGGACTGGCTCGGATATACAGCTGTACCATGGCTTTAACACCCGtg gTGGTGACATTGTGGTACCGTTCTCCGGAGGTTCTGCTCGGTTCCAGTTACGGTACACCGGTGGATTTGTGGAGTACCGGATGCATCTTTGCTGAGATGTTCATGCGGAA acCGCTGTTTTGTGGAGAATCAGAAGCGGATCAGCTAACCAAGATCTTCTC TGTGATTGGTCTGCCAAGTCAGGAGGAGTGGCCTAATGATGTCACACTTTCACGAGAAAACTTCAGCCCTCACAATCCTCAACCAATCACAGACCATGTTCCGGAGTTAACCAATGAGGGGGCGGACCTGCTtatg AAACTGTTGACCTTTGACCCCCTGAGGCGGATCTCAGCCCTGAGTGCTCTGGAACACGCCTTttgctga